A region of Candidatus Abyssobacteria bacterium SURF_5 DNA encodes the following proteins:
- a CDS encoding GHKL domain-containing protein, which translates to MRRIPAPPSAVSINLELEDGEIWVDPEKIVRVLVNFIANSIDAMAGEGTLRIASMFQQGADNVCQIQISDTGAGMDEETLKKICQPFFTRKSKGTGLGLAICRKIIEAHKGRFTIKSKPQEGTTVVITLPVASSCQEC; encoded by the coding sequence GTGAGAAGAATACCCGCCCCGCCCTCCGCCGTTTCAATTAATCTTGAATTGGAAGATGGTGAAATCTGGGTCGATCCCGAGAAAATAGTGAGGGTACTCGTGAATTTTATTGCAAATTCTATTGATGCCATGGCCGGCGAGGGTACCTTGAGGATCGCCTCGATGTTTCAGCAAGGCGCTGACAACGTATGCCAAATCCAGATATCGGACACGGGCGCAGGTATGGATGAGGAAACCCTGAAGAAAATCTGCCAGCCGTTCTTTACCCGCAAGTCCAAAGGCACCGGCCTCGGTCTCGCCATTTGCAGGAAGATAATCGAGGCGCATAAAGGACGATTTACCATTAAGAGTAAACCTCAGGAAGGAACCACCGTCGTAATTACTCTGCCTGTCGCGTCTTCCTGCCAAGAATGCTGA